The sequence CAATAATATAGGAGTAATATACGGGCTTACCGGAAACCACGGGAACGACCAGTAACTCCATGCCAAAGTCGTCGTGGCCTTCTACGTAGGCACCGGTACAGACAAATGCGGCATCCAGCTTGTTTTCTTTAAGAAGCGTGTTCACCTCTTCATAGGTTTCCCGTTGTACAAGTTGCACGGGAAGAGATGTCTTTACAGAAATATAGTTAAGGATTTCCTTATAGAACGAAAATGTCTCTGTTGGGGAGATCATTGCCGATACTGCAATCTTTAGAGTCTGTTCATTTTCTACGGTAGTTTGCGGGGTATGGATTCGTTCACTTTTCTGAAGGGAAATTTTTTTAATATCCTGGGCTTGCTCACATCCGACGACTTCAGAGAGTAGGGCAATCAGAAAGACAAGCAGTAAAAGGAGGCGGCTTTTTGAGTACATGAATTGTCTATTCATTTGTATGTTTTTTGTCTGGTTTCTTGAATTGTAGCAGATTATCAGACCAGAGAGTAATTGAATCCTACTTTAATCGGTTTCTTATCTCCAGTATTCCTTTCTAGTACAAAAAACGTCGGTATCGTCACACTCCCTATAACCGTCACAAACAATCGTTTGAACACCACTTTATTATTACAGGAGGTTCTGATTTGAGTACCGGCTCCCTTTTCGTTTATCGCTATCAGTGACTGTGTGCGCAGGGAACGGCTGTTTTTGAAGTTTTCATTATAACGGCTTCAAGTTCGGTTATTTCTTCATCCTGAAAGGCTATGAATCGCGGATGGAGTGCATATGCTTCCCGAAGGATCGTATTGTCCTTCAGAATCAAAATGAGACGAAACTCACTGAGGTCATTTCTTAGGCAAAGCAGTTCTTTTAAAACCTCTTTATCGGTTAAATAGAGGAGAAGTAAATCGCCGCTGCGCATCCTGAAGGCCAGGGGAGAAAGAAAAAGTGATCCTGCGGGGAGAACCGTCATGGATTGAAGAACCGGAAGTTCCAGCAATCGTTTTACGCACTGTCTAGCGGTCCTTGATCTACAGGTTGTATAAAAAAAAATATTCATGCAGGCTGTTTAGCAAAAAACAGGCCACGTGGGAAGTTGGTCCGGGTTCTGTTGTTTTGTGAGTACTATCAGTATGATATGTGATTGATTGTTTGGCTGTTTTTTGAATAGAGTAGCTACAATAGCGACCAATGTCTATTATTGTAGCCATTGGATGGCTACAAAAGCAGCCATTGATGTTCGGCAAAAGAAGAGTGAGTTATTCAGGATGGATCAAGTAAGCCATGTTTTTCGCGTAACTGATAAAGGCGCGCTCTTGAGAGGTGGGAAATCTGACAGGCTACTGTTATGTTTCCATTGGTATGGCGCATGAGATCATAAATATATTGACGCTCGTAATTATTTTTGTACTCACTCCAGGGGAGTGGTATGAGCTCTTCTGGTGTTTGAGAAACTTCCGGGGAAGAGTGGTGCGGCGGGGATGTGTGTATTGCCGCTTGAGCCTGTTGGATACGGAAGTGTTCAGGCAGGTGATAGGCAAATAATGTGGGCGTCCTTACTGTGCTGGCGACTACCCGTTCCAGAGTCTGTTGCAATTCTCTTACGTTTCCGGGCCAGTCATAGGCGGTAAGGTGTTCTATGAAATCCGGTGAAATTCCCTGGTAATCAAGCTTTGATCGATCCCACATCCGGGCTAGAAAATATCTGATCAGGGGCTTAATGTCTTCCTTTCTGTCCCGCAGGGGAGGGAGGGCGCAAGAGAGGGCCCTTAAACGATACAGGAGGTCGTTTCGAAATGATCCATTGTTTATGCTGCTCTCTATATCAATGTTTGTTGCGGCAATGACTCTGAAGTCACTCTTTTTTTCATGGGTTGATCCAATGGGTCTATAGCTGTGTTCCTGCAACACGCGTAAAAAGGTTTTCTGTACGTTCAGGGGAAGTTCTCCGACTTCGTCAAGAAACAGGGTTCCTCCATTGGCGAGTTGGACAAGTCCTTCCCTGTTATTTTCAGCTCCTGTAAAAGAGCCTTTTACATATCCAAACAGAGTGCTTTCAATGAGATTTTCCGGGAGAGAGGCACAGTCAACAGTTACAAAATTATGGTCTGCACGTCTACTGTTCTCGTGGATGGCCCTGGCAAAAAGTTCTTTTCCCGTCCCTGTTTCACCGGTAATTAAGACACTGGCATCGGAAAGTGCCGCTTCAGCGACCCTGTCGAGGCATTTTGTGAGCTGGGGACTGTTTCCAATAATGGCGTCACGCTTGAGGACAAGTGGTATCTTTTCCGCTCTGTTTTTTTCTTTTTGATACTGCTCTACCCGTGCAATATGAAGGACTAATTCTTTAAGTACATGCGGTTTTTCGATGTAACCCCATGCCCCGCTAACGATGGCCTTTTCTGCGCCGTCTTTATCACCCTTTCCAGTTATGATGATAACTTCTGGAGAGGATGACGCATTTTTAAATCTGGGAATGTATTCCAGGCCGTTGCCATCGGGGAGCTGGACGTCAAGTAGGACAATATCGTACTTTCCTGAAAGAACCTGCTGAAGTCCCTCGGTGAGAGTGGATGCACAGTCTGTCCTATGTCCCGAGGACTGCAGTTGCCGGACAAGCATCTGCTGCAGCATAATATCGTCATCTACAATAAATATATCAGCCATGAATAGCTACCGTTGAGAGGATGTTCATACCTTTCCTGTTTTTCTTTGTCTTTTAATCTTGTACATAGCCTGATCTGCCAGGCGCAGAAGAGATTCCATGTCTTCCTCCTTTTCTGGGTGGGACTGGACAACCCCGATACTCAGGGACAGGGAAAAGGTTTCGTCGGAGTTCTTCCTCCACTGGCTTAGGTTGTCCTGGAAGCGATCCACTATGTTTTCCTTCTCTTTAGCTGATACGTCAAAGAGTAAAACTGCAAACTCGTCTCCGCCCAGTCGCCCGATAATATCAGTTTCTCTGTAGGTATTCATGAGGAGTTTTGCAGTTTCCTGAAGAACAAGATCCCCTTTTTCATGTCCAAACTCATCATTGATATGTTTCATGTTGTCCAGATCGGCAAAGAGCAGGAAAAGAATGTTTTTCTGGCGTTTTGCGAGACGAAGCATCTTTTCTGCACTGCGGATAAAACCACGTCGGTTCATCAGACCAGTCAGGGGATCAGTACGTGCCTGTTTTTTTAATTGTTGTTCAAATTCTTTACGGTCAGAGATGTCTTTGAAGTCTTCTATGATTCCAATGACCTTATTGTTGCTGTTCCGGTATGGTGTTGCTGTAATGATAAATGGTATCTTTCTGCCATTCGAGAACTCTTTGACTGACTCATATTCGATCCACTCCTCCCCTTCGCTTACTATACGCTCAAGAGGGCAATTACTTCCCATACAGGAGGGACCACCAAAAACTTCGTAGCACTTGAGGGCTAATACCTCCTGCTTCTCCATGTCACTCATGTGAAGGAAGCGTCCATTAACCCGTAGCACATTGTGGTCTTTATCCACCACACGCATACCATCAGCTGCAGTGTTGAAAATCTGCTCCATTTCTGCATGGGATTTACCGAGTTCTTTTTCGGCTTCCTTGAGCTGTGTCAGTTGAAAGAAAATTTTATTTGTGGACCAGCGATAGAGAAACAAAATAATAAAGATAAGTACGCTGCCTATAAAGTAGGAGATGATATAGCCACGCTCAATATAGGAAAAATTTGTATCCCTGGAATACCATGCCAGATATCCGATATCAGAATTGGTAATATTTTTTATAGGAAGGAACGAAACCAGGTAAGTCTGTCCGTCGACTTTCGTTGTTACGTTAAATGCTTCTCCACCCTGTAGCAGTTTTTCCGTATGGTTTTTGATCTTGTTGTCGATCGTATTCATGACTGCAGGAGGAATACCATCTGGATTGTGGAAATGGTTTTGTAGCTCTTCTGTATTGAGATCAGACTTTTGAATGAAGAAACGGCTGTTGAGGAAAGATGGTTGAAAATTTGCCTTGCCCTCAGCGACTAATTTCTTCTCTGCAATCTCTTCTTTGACCAGAAGCTGATACCTGCCCTTTGACAGATTCTGGAGACTTTTACGGAACTGTTGAAAGGAGATCCCGATTTCCGCACTTCCTAAAAATTTTTTCTCAGCATTAAAGAGAGGGTAGAGATAGCGAAAAGCATAAAAATGACGTCCCATTTCAAAGCCTTCAAGGAATTGTTGTTCCTGGGCAACGAGACGTATGCTTTCTCGTGTCTGAAGGAGATTGTCGCCGAACAGTTCTGGCTTATGCATTCGTAAAAAACTGTCTCCATTGGGGAGATGAAAATGAAGATGGAGAAAATCATTTTTTACAAGCATGAACATTGGCTGGATTTCAGCGAAAAGGTTCTGCCTCAGAGATATTTTATCCTCTTCAGAGGCCCCGCCTGCCTGCTCCATAAATGACAGAATTGGTGGTTGATTTACTTCAGTCTGGAAAAAAGAATTTGAGAGATCCCGATAATGTGAAAGAGTAAATTCAAGAACGGTCTCAAGTTCCGATGAAAATTGCTGTTGATAACTATACAGCACCTGTTTTTTGCCGTAGGACAGCAGTCCTGCCAGAATGAACTGTAACAGAATAAAGAGCAGCAGGTAGGTTAGAAATGAAAGCTGACGGGCAAAGGTGATCATGTAGTGTGAAGGGGTTGAAGATAGTCTCCAGAATGGTAAACAAAATTCTCTCTTCAGTAGCTCATACTTGGGAGAATAAATCAAGAAGTTGTTTTTTTTTTAGGCAATCTGACTAGGTGGTGTGTTTAAGAGTTAATACTCTCGCTTTCATGGAGTGATTGCACTGCTGTATAAGAAGAAAGCAGTCTATCGGAAGTATCGGGTGAATGACTTTGTTTCCTCACGGGGGGTACGATAACTGTTGATCTGGGCCTCCTTGTCCTCATATCCCAGAGCCATACCACAAAGCAGGATTGTATCCTGCGGATAGCCCAGTGTGCTCTTAATAATTTCAGGATAATCGGCAAGGGATGCCTGGGTACAGGTTG comes from Desulfocapsa sulfexigens DSM 10523 and encodes:
- a CDS encoding diguanylate cyclase, translating into MITFARQLSFLTYLLLFILLQFILAGLLSYGKKQVLYSYQQQFSSELETVLEFTLSHYRDLSNSFFQTEVNQPPILSFMEQAGGASEEDKISLRQNLFAEIQPMFMLVKNDFLHLHFHLPNGDSFLRMHKPELFGDNLLQTRESIRLVAQEQQFLEGFEMGRHFYAFRYLYPLFNAEKKFLGSAEIGISFQQFRKSLQNLSKGRYQLLVKEEIAEKKLVAEGKANFQPSFLNSRFFIQKSDLNTEELQNHFHNPDGIPPAVMNTIDNKIKNHTEKLLQGGEAFNVTTKVDGQTYLVSFLPIKNITNSDIGYLAWYSRDTNFSYIERGYIISYFIGSVLIFIILFLYRWSTNKIFFQLTQLKEAEKELGKSHAEMEQIFNTAADGMRVVDKDHNVLRVNGRFLHMSDMEKQEVLALKCYEVFGGPSCMGSNCPLERIVSEGEEWIEYESVKEFSNGRKIPFIITATPYRNSNNKVIGIIEDFKDISDRKEFEQQLKKQARTDPLTGLMNRRGFIRSAEKMLRLAKRQKNILFLLFADLDNMKHINDEFGHEKGDLVLQETAKLLMNTYRETDIIGRLGGDEFAVLLFDVSAKEKENIVDRFQDNLSQWRKNSDETFSLSLSIGVVQSHPEKEEDMESLLRLADQAMYKIKRQRKTGKV
- a CDS encoding sigma-54-dependent transcriptional regulator, which produces MADIFIVDDDIMLQQMLVRQLQSSGHRTDCASTLTEGLQQVLSGKYDIVLLDVQLPDGNGLEYIPRFKNASSSPEVIIITGKGDKDGAEKAIVSGAWGYIEKPHVLKELVLHIARVEQYQKEKNRAEKIPLVLKRDAIIGNSPQLTKCLDRVAEAALSDASVLITGETGTGKELFARAIHENSRRADHNFVTVDCASLPENLIESTLFGYVKGSFTGAENNREGLVQLANGGTLFLDEVGELPLNVQKTFLRVLQEHSYRPIGSTHEKKSDFRVIAATNIDIESSINNGSFRNDLLYRLRALSCALPPLRDRKEDIKPLIRYFLARMWDRSKLDYQGISPDFIEHLTAYDWPGNVRELQQTLERVVASTVRTPTLFAYHLPEHFRIQQAQAAIHTSPPHHSSPEVSQTPEELIPLPWSEYKNNYERQYIYDLMRHTNGNITVACQISHLSRARLYQLREKHGLLDPS